One Halomonas sp. M4R1S46 genomic window carries:
- the nadB gene encoding L-aspartate oxidase: protein MTDSKHEVLIIGGGIAGLVLALEVADRRRVTLLQPARDEQGASRWAQGGIAAVLSPQDDVEAHVADTLVAGDGLCDEAAVRFTVEQGPAAIGWLLSLGVPFTPDPDPEAGYPYHLTREGGHGARRIIHADDATGRAVVETLMAHVQAHPAIVLRTDLTAIGLIGDSAGHCRGAHCLDEDGQLHRLLAADTVLATGGASGLYRHTTSPRPASGEGMMMAAELGAELMNLEFQQFHPTCLYDPEGAPFLISEAVRGEGGLLLNGEGERFMPGVDPRAELAPRDIVARAIDAEMQRTGTDHVLLDIRHLGEAAIRHHFPTIHAHCASRGLDIARTPIPVVPAAHYSCGGVTTNLEGTTTVPRLHAIGEVAGTGLHGANRMASNSLLECLAFARSCGRRLRHAPPAGDAPLTTWQPGRIPVPREEIAALRDEMRRIMSARVAIVRRDAGLDEAAEALAELAARLAPRLPEAAPDEELASLWHALRLARLTVACARARRESRGLHFNPDCPVHGDPSPRPSRIHLGDLAGP from the coding sequence ATGACCGACAGCAAGCATGAGGTGCTGATCATCGGCGGCGGTATCGCCGGCCTGGTGTTGGCCCTGGAAGTCGCCGACCGGCGACGCGTGACCCTGCTGCAGCCCGCCCGGGACGAGCAGGGCGCGAGCCGCTGGGCCCAGGGCGGGATCGCCGCGGTACTCTCGCCCCAGGATGACGTCGAGGCCCATGTCGCCGATACCCTGGTGGCCGGCGACGGCCTCTGCGACGAGGCCGCGGTGCGCTTCACCGTGGAGCAGGGCCCCGCCGCCATCGGCTGGCTGCTGTCGCTGGGCGTGCCCTTCACCCCGGACCCCGACCCCGAAGCCGGCTACCCCTATCACCTGACCCGGGAAGGCGGCCATGGGGCGCGGCGCATCATCCACGCCGACGATGCCACCGGGCGGGCCGTGGTCGAGACCCTGATGGCGCACGTGCAGGCCCACCCCGCCATCGTCCTGCGCACCGACCTGACCGCCATCGGGCTGATCGGCGACAGTGCCGGTCACTGCCGCGGCGCGCACTGCCTCGACGAGGATGGCCAGCTGCACCGCCTGCTGGCAGCGGATACCGTGCTGGCCACCGGCGGGGCCAGCGGCCTGTACCGGCATACCACCAGTCCCCGACCGGCCAGCGGCGAAGGCATGATGATGGCGGCCGAACTGGGCGCCGAGCTGATGAACCTCGAGTTCCAGCAGTTCCATCCCACCTGCCTCTATGACCCCGAGGGCGCGCCCTTCCTGATCAGCGAGGCGGTACGCGGCGAGGGCGGCCTGCTGCTCAATGGCGAGGGCGAGCGCTTCATGCCCGGCGTGGACCCCCGCGCCGAGCTGGCGCCCCGCGACATCGTGGCTCGCGCCATCGATGCCGAGATGCAGCGTACCGGCACCGATCACGTGCTGCTCGACATCCGTCACCTCGGCGAGGCGGCGATCCGCCACCACTTCCCCACCATCCACGCCCACTGCGCCTCCCGGGGCCTGGATATCGCGCGCACGCCGATCCCGGTGGTCCCGGCGGCCCACTACAGCTGCGGCGGGGTCACCACCAACCTGGAAGGCACCACCACCGTCCCGCGTCTCCACGCCATCGGCGAGGTCGCCGGCACCGGCCTGCACGGCGCCAACCGCATGGCCAGCAACTCGCTGCTGGAATGCCTGGCCTTCGCCCGCAGCTGCGGTCGGCGCCTGCGCCACGCCCCGCCGGCCGGCGATGCCCCCCTGACGACCTGGCAGCCCGGCCGGATACCGGTCCCGCGGGAGGAGATCGCGGCCCTGCGCGACGAGATGCGCCGGATCATGAGTGCGCGGGTGGCCATCGTGCGCCGGGATGCCGGCCTCGACGAAGCCGCCGAGGCCCTGGCCGAGCTGGCCGCCCGACTGGCGCCGCGCCTGCCCGAAGCCGCCCCGGACGAGGAGCTGGCGAGCCTGTGGCACGCCCTGCGCCTGGCCCGGCTGACCGTGGCCTGCGCTCGGGCCCGCCGGGAGTCGCGGGGCCTGCACTTCAACCCCGACTGTCCCGTGCATGGCGACCCGTCGCCCCGCCCCTCGCGGATCCATCTCGGCGACCTGGCCGGCCCCTGA
- a CDS encoding FUSC family protein has product MILARLRDPYFSHRHRRKLHVLRVALALCVTYAVTELFAIQHSGWALVSTVMVMGNLPHIGGVLDKGRQRLLGTLLGAAWGLLLIAAAPLPWAGLVPLGTLLAIALGTWMTFGKRYGYGGLMFAISLLLVVGDGNQELGVALWRSFDVLLGTLIGIGVTVAVLPHKATDMLRFMLADNLDRMARLYHAHTSATAAPDLDTRELLKACSGLLVKQRGMVDAIHREGRLRRGELDDIISLQRRMLSTIELLLETHWNTRAGHDRIDAMGGLRDQQHTLARGIGSLAFQVRTGHPVEVRVAPFDLQRHAGLAADAHGEDGRALFSPSGYLWLNRELARLTGELIERLGGLERLPSQRLRRRASRNGLLDRPAGARPAHQQGLPDDRQQA; this is encoded by the coding sequence ATGATCCTGGCGCGTCTGCGCGATCCGTACTTCAGCCATCGTCACCGCCGCAAGCTGCACGTCCTGCGTGTCGCCCTCGCCCTGTGCGTGACCTACGCCGTCACCGAACTCTTCGCGATCCAGCACAGCGGCTGGGCTCTGGTCAGCACCGTGATGGTGATGGGCAACCTGCCGCATATCGGCGGCGTGCTCGACAAGGGCCGGCAACGCCTGCTCGGCACCCTGCTCGGGGCCGCCTGGGGCCTGCTGCTGATCGCCGCCGCCCCCCTGCCCTGGGCCGGCCTGGTGCCGCTGGGGACCCTGCTGGCCATCGCCCTGGGCACCTGGATGACCTTCGGCAAGCGCTACGGCTACGGCGGCCTGATGTTCGCCATCAGCCTGCTGCTGGTGGTCGGCGACGGCAACCAGGAGCTGGGCGTGGCGCTGTGGCGCAGCTTCGACGTGCTGCTCGGCACACTGATCGGCATCGGGGTCACCGTGGCGGTCCTGCCCCACAAGGCCACCGACATGCTGCGCTTCATGCTCGCCGACAACCTGGATCGCATGGCGCGCCTCTACCATGCCCACACCTCGGCCACCGCGGCGCCGGACCTGGACACCCGCGAGCTGCTCAAGGCCTGCAGCGGCCTGCTGGTCAAGCAGCGCGGCATGGTCGACGCCATCCACCGCGAGGGGCGGCTGCGCCGAGGCGAGCTCGACGACATCATCTCCCTGCAGCGACGCATGCTCTCGACCATCGAGCTGCTGCTGGAGACCCACTGGAATACCCGCGCCGGCCATGACCGGATCGATGCCATGGGCGGCCTTCGCGATCAGCAGCATACCCTGGCCCGGGGAATCGGCAGCCTGGCCTTCCAGGTGCGCACCGGCCACCCCGTCGAGGTGCGCGTCGCGCCCTTCGACCTGCAGCGCCACGCCGGCCTGGCCGCCGATGCCCACGGCGAGGACGGTCGCGCACTGTTCAGCCCCAGCGGCTACCTGTGGCTCAACCGGGAGCTCGCCCGCCTGACCGGCGAGCTCATCGAGCGGCTGGGCGGCCTGGAGCGCCTGCCCAGCCAGCGCCTGCGCCGGCGCGCCTCGCGCAATGGCCTCCTCGACCGCCCCGCCGGCGCACGGCCGGCCCATCAACAAGGACTGCCAGATGACCGACAGCAAGCATGA
- the pgsA gene encoding CDP-diacylglycerol--glycerol-3-phosphate 3-phosphatidyltransferase translates to MNIPNILTLARIIFIPLLVVLFYLPVSWSMPLAAGLFGLASVTDWLDGYLARRWDQSTPFGAFLDPVADKLMVAVALALLIERYDASWLTLPALVIIGREIVISALREWMAEMGKRGTVAVSWIGKFKTSLQMIALLLLLAFAPGTPIAMLGVATLYVAALLTLWSMIDYLRAAWPHLSRSM, encoded by the coding sequence ATGAACATCCCCAACATCCTGACCCTGGCCAGAATCATCTTCATCCCGCTGCTGGTGGTGCTGTTCTATCTGCCCGTCTCCTGGAGCATGCCGCTCGCCGCGGGACTGTTCGGCCTGGCCTCGGTGACCGACTGGCTGGACGGCTACCTGGCCCGGCGCTGGGACCAGTCCACGCCCTTCGGCGCCTTCCTCGATCCGGTGGCCGACAAGCTGATGGTCGCCGTGGCCCTGGCCCTGCTCATCGAACGCTACGACGCCAGCTGGCTGACCCTCCCGGCGCTGGTCATCATCGGCCGCGAGATCGTCATCTCGGCGCTGCGCGAATGGATGGCCGAGATGGGCAAGCGCGGCACGGTGGCGGTGTCCTGGATCGGCAAGTTCAAGACCAGCCTGCAGATGATCGCCCTGCTGCTGCTGCTGGCCTTCGCCCCGGGCACCCCCATCGCCATGCTGGGCGTCGCGACCCTCTATGTGGCCGCCCTGCTGACGCTGTGGTCGATGATCGACTACCTGCGCGCCGCCTGGCCGCACCTGAGCCGCTCGATGTGA
- the uvrC gene encoding excinuclease ABC subunit UvrC — translation MSFDSRHFLDTVTESPGVYRMLDEQGETLYVGKARRLKARLASYFRGALNTKTQALVSRIADIQVTVTNSETEALLLEQTLIKEQRPPYNILLRDDKSYPFVFVTDRHPFPALEYKRARARHDDGRYLGPYPSSGAVRESLSLMQKIFRIRNCEDSVFAHRTRPCLQYQIGRCSAPCVGYIGEADYRRDLEHAVQCLEGKSEAVTRELTRDMEAASQALDFEEAARLRDQIQHLRQLQQRQFVDTGGGDADVFALATRPGALCISVLTVRQGRLLGARHHEPANGLDLGPEALLGDFVSQFYLGQSREIPTEVITSHPLPDAALIARALGERAGRRIRVTDQVRGHRAQWRELARTNAEQQLAGQLASQNQLTRRFEALREALALETTPARLECFDISHSHGEATVASCVVFDASGPRKSDYRRFNIEGVEAGDDYGAMRQALTRRFRRLKEGEGERPDILIVDGGKGQLNMAREVFEELGVTGVHLLGVAKGTTRKAGLETLYIETVNRTLDLDGTSPALHLLQHIRDESHRFAIAGHRARRDKARRTSTLQEIPGVGPRRRRELLRFFGGLQGVKQASREELARVPGISATLAEAIHRALHG, via the coding sequence ATGAGTTTCGATTCCCGTCATTTCCTCGATACCGTCACCGAGTCCCCGGGGGTCTATCGCATGCTCGACGAGCAGGGCGAGACCCTCTATGTGGGCAAGGCCCGCCGGCTCAAGGCGCGCCTGGCCAGCTATTTCCGGGGCGCCCTGAACACCAAGACCCAGGCGCTGGTCTCGCGCATCGCCGACATCCAGGTCACGGTCACCAACAGCGAGACCGAGGCACTGCTGCTCGAGCAGACGCTGATCAAGGAACAGCGCCCGCCCTACAACATCCTGCTGCGCGACGACAAGTCCTACCCGTTCGTCTTCGTCACCGACCGTCACCCCTTCCCCGCCCTGGAGTACAAGCGGGCCCGCGCGCGCCACGACGACGGGCGCTACCTGGGTCCCTACCCCAGCAGCGGCGCGGTGCGCGAGAGCCTGTCGCTGATGCAGAAGATCTTCCGCATCCGCAACTGCGAGGACAGCGTCTTCGCCCATCGCACCCGGCCCTGCCTGCAATACCAGATCGGCCGCTGCAGCGCGCCCTGCGTCGGCTATATCGGCGAGGCGGACTATCGCCGCGACCTGGAGCATGCGGTGCAGTGCCTGGAGGGCAAGAGCGAGGCGGTGACTCGTGAGCTGACCCGGGACATGGAGGCGGCCAGCCAGGCGCTGGACTTCGAGGAGGCGGCCCGGCTGCGCGACCAGATCCAGCACCTCCGCCAGCTGCAGCAGCGCCAGTTCGTCGATACCGGCGGCGGCGACGCCGACGTCTTCGCCCTGGCCACGCGCCCCGGCGCGCTGTGCATCTCGGTGCTCACCGTGCGCCAGGGCCGCCTGCTCGGCGCCCGCCACCATGAGCCCGCCAACGGCCTGGACCTGGGCCCCGAGGCCCTGCTCGGCGACTTCGTCAGCCAGTTCTACCTGGGGCAGAGCCGGGAAATCCCCACCGAGGTGATCACCAGCCACCCGCTGCCCGATGCCGCCCTGATCGCCCGCGCCCTGGGCGAGCGCGCCGGCAGGCGCATCCGGGTCACCGACCAGGTTCGCGGCCACCGCGCCCAGTGGCGCGAGCTCGCCCGCACCAACGCCGAGCAGCAGCTGGCCGGCCAGCTGGCCAGCCAGAACCAGCTCACCAGGCGCTTCGAGGCCCTGCGCGAGGCGCTCGCCCTGGAGACCACGCCGGCGCGGCTGGAGTGCTTCGACATCAGCCATAGCCATGGCGAGGCCACGGTGGCCTCCTGCGTGGTGTTCGATGCCAGCGGCCCGCGCAAGTCGGACTACCGGCGCTTCAACATCGAGGGCGTGGAAGCCGGCGACGACTACGGCGCCATGCGCCAGGCGCTGACTCGCCGCTTCCGGCGTCTGAAGGAGGGCGAGGGCGAACGCCCGGACATTCTCATCGTCGATGGCGGCAAGGGGCAGCTCAACATGGCCCGCGAGGTCTTCGAGGAACTCGGGGTCACCGGCGTCCACCTGCTGGGCGTGGCCAAGGGCACCACCCGCAAGGCCGGACTGGAGACCCTGTACATCGAGACCGTGAACCGCACCCTCGACCTGGACGGCACCTCGCCGGCCCTGCACCTGCTGCAGCACATCCGCGACGAGTCACACCGTTTCGCCATCGCCGGCCACCGGGCACGGCGCGACAAGGCCCGGCGCACCTCCACCCTGCAGGAGATCCCCGGCGTCGGTCCGCGGCGTCGCCGCGAGCTGTTGCGCTTCTTCGGCGGCCTGCAGGGGGTCAAGCAGGCCAGCCGGGAGGAGCTCGCCCGGGTGCCCGGCATCAGCGCCACCCTGGCCGAGGCGATTCATCGTGCCCTGCATGGATGA
- the uvrY gene encoding UvrY/SirA/GacA family response regulator transcription factor: MIRVLVADDHHLVRTSIAHLLNAEADISVIGEAADGEEAIRQARQLKPDIVLMDIRMPGIGGLEATRKIHRFTSDVRILVLTAFLEEAFAQRLLEAGAHGFISKGCQQDEMVQAIRGVFAGQRYVSPEIAQRLVLSRIDSSDNPFDQLSQRELQVAMMIVNCQKVADIADRMFLSPKTVNTYRYRIFEKLGVHSDVELTHLGLRHGLVDGFSEVE, translated from the coding sequence TTGATCAGGGTTCTCGTTGCCGATGATCATCACCTGGTTAGGACCAGCATCGCCCACCTGCTGAATGCCGAGGCCGATATCAGCGTGATCGGCGAGGCCGCGGATGGCGAGGAGGCCATTCGACAGGCGCGTCAGCTCAAGCCGGATATCGTGCTGATGGATATCCGCATGCCCGGCATCGGGGGACTGGAGGCCACGCGCAAGATCCACCGCTTCACCAGCGACGTCCGCATCCTGGTGCTGACGGCCTTCCTCGAGGAGGCCTTCGCCCAGCGGCTGCTGGAGGCCGGCGCCCATGGCTTCATCAGCAAGGGCTGCCAGCAGGACGAGATGGTCCAGGCGATCCGCGGGGTCTTCGCCGGCCAACGCTACGTCAGCCCGGAGATCGCCCAGCGCCTGGTGCTGTCGCGCATCGATTCCAGCGACAACCCCTTCGACCAGCTCTCCCAGCGCGAGCTGCAGGTGGCGATGATGATCGTCAACTGCCAGAAGGTGGCCGACATCGCCGACCGCATGTTCCTGAGCCCCAAGACCGTCAATACCTATCGGTACCGCATCTTCGAGAAGCTCGGGGTGCATTCCGACGTGGAGCTGACCCACCTGGGACTGCGTCACGGCCTGGTGGACGGCTTCAGCGAGGTGGAATGA
- a CDS encoding IS481 family transposase: MNTHKNARLTPHGRALLVRRVVDEGLRPEEVAQAQGVSVRTVYKWVRRYRQEGEAGLQNRSSRPRRCPHAVPAEVREQVLERRQQRQTYRQIAERLGIGHSTVARLLEREGLNRLSALAPARPVNRYEHDAPGDLLHLDIKKLGRFERPGHRVTGDRQQNTRGAGWEYVHIAIDDHSRVAFGTRYPDETGWSACYALLEAVRYYRNLGIRFTRVLTDNGGCYKSKPFRRLCRRLGLKRKRTRPYTPRTNGKAERFIQTALREWAYARSYISSEERGRHLPAWLHQYNWHRPHASLDYRPPVSRLRLSVNNLVGLHT, encoded by the coding sequence ATGAACACCCATAAGAATGCCCGTCTCACACCGCATGGTCGAGCCCTGCTGGTCCGCCGAGTCGTTGACGAAGGGCTCCGGCCCGAGGAGGTCGCCCAGGCGCAAGGTGTCAGTGTGAGGACGGTCTACAAGTGGGTGCGCCGCTACCGGCAAGAGGGTGAGGCCGGGCTGCAGAACCGCTCTTCTCGTCCCCGTCGCTGCCCTCATGCGGTCCCTGCCGAGGTTCGCGAGCAGGTCCTCGAGCGTCGCCAGCAGCGCCAGACCTACCGCCAGATCGCCGAGCGGTTAGGGATCGGACACAGCACGGTCGCACGGCTCCTCGAACGCGAGGGGCTGAATCGTCTCTCGGCCTTGGCACCTGCCCGTCCCGTGAATCGTTACGAGCATGACGCGCCGGGAGATCTACTGCACCTGGACATCAAGAAACTCGGCCGCTTCGAACGCCCAGGGCATCGTGTCACCGGCGATCGCCAGCAGAACACGCGGGGCGCCGGCTGGGAGTATGTTCACATCGCCATCGACGATCACTCGCGGGTCGCTTTCGGCACCCGCTATCCCGATGAAACCGGTTGGAGTGCGTGCTATGCCCTATTGGAGGCCGTGCGTTACTACAGGAACCTGGGCATTCGCTTCACGCGCGTGCTGACCGACAATGGTGGATGCTACAAATCCAAGCCGTTCCGCCGCCTGTGCCGGCGTCTGGGACTGAAGCGCAAACGCACTCGACCCTATACGCCCCGCACCAATGGCAAGGCAGAGCGGTTCATTCAGACCGCGCTGCGGGAATGGGCCTACGCCCGGTCATACATCAGCTCGGAGGAGCGAGGCAGGCATCTGCCTGCCTGGCTTCATCAGTACAACTGGCATCGGCCACATGCCAGTCTGGATTATCGGCCTCCGGTTAGCCGGCTGAGGCTTTCCGTGAACAACCTGGTGGGTTTACACACCTAG
- a CDS encoding ribonuclease H family protein, with product MATRKGPKFYVVWVGRQTGIFTTWAECNRQVKGYPKARYKSFPTREDAEAAFAKGPLSAAPAKTAKASGSAGSASGGRTTRRQTAPAQDTSTPPGKAYDTEIYCDGACEPNPGDAGSGMAIYRNGTLAELWYGLHNPRGTNNTAELNALHQALRMAREEVARGASVRIHCDSTYSINAITKWASGWKKRGWKKADGQAIKNPEIIQPTHALYESLASAVTIAHVKGHAGVEGNELADRMAMYGADQQEREFCRYRGSDCVADILKLKRG from the coding sequence ATGGCAACAAGGAAAGGCCCCAAGTTCTATGTCGTCTGGGTCGGCCGTCAGACCGGGATCTTCACCACCTGGGCCGAATGCAATCGCCAGGTGAAGGGCTACCCCAAGGCCCGTTACAAGTCCTTCCCGACCCGAGAGGATGCCGAAGCCGCCTTCGCGAAAGGCCCTCTCAGTGCCGCACCCGCCAAGACGGCGAAGGCATCGGGCAGCGCGGGCTCGGCGTCCGGGGGACGCACGACACGCCGGCAGACTGCGCCGGCACAAGACACCTCCACGCCACCAGGCAAGGCCTACGACACGGAGATCTACTGCGATGGTGCCTGTGAGCCCAACCCCGGGGATGCCGGCTCGGGCATGGCCATCTACCGCAATGGCACTCTGGCCGAGCTCTGGTATGGGCTCCACAACCCCAGGGGGACCAACAACACCGCCGAGTTGAATGCCTTGCACCAGGCGCTCCGCATGGCCCGGGAGGAGGTCGCCCGGGGGGCCTCCGTGCGGATCCATTGCGACTCCACCTACTCCATCAACGCCATCACCAAGTGGGCCAGCGGGTGGAAGAAGCGCGGCTGGAAGAAGGCCGATGGCCAGGCGATCAAGAACCCCGAAATCATCCAGCCCACCCATGCCCTCTATGAAAGCCTCGCGTCGGCGGTGACCATCGCCCACGTCAAGGGCCACGCCGGCGTCGAAGGCAACGAGCTGGCAGACCGCATGGCCATGTATGGGGCCGACCAGCAGGAGCGCGAGTTCTGCCGTTACCGGGGCAGCGACTGCGTGGCGGATATCCTCAAGCTCAAGCGGGGTTGA
- a CDS encoding metallophosphoesterase → MFDLIGDIHGYATPLRVLLERLDYRERGGVWSHPARRVIFLGDFIDRGPEQAEVVRIAREMVDAGHALAVMGNHEFNAVTWATADPARPGETLRRHSPKHRRQHQAYLDQVGEGSPLHRDHIAWFRSLPLYLDLPGLRVVHACWHPPSLETLASRLDDAGRIPPAAWPELVREGSAAFEAVETLLKGLEVELPTGYEFLDKDGNPRRRVRTRWWELDRLTYRDLALVPPEAIEEIPHEPIPGDVLPGYEGNKPLFVGHYWLTGTPRPLTPHIACLDYSIAASPTSHREGGSKLCAYRWDGEEQLQADHFVWVAP, encoded by the coding sequence ATGTTCGACCTCATCGGCGATATCCACGGCTACGCCACCCCGCTAAGGGTGCTGCTCGAGCGGCTCGACTACCGCGAGCGCGGCGGTGTCTGGTCACATCCCGCGCGCCGGGTGATCTTCCTCGGCGACTTCATCGACCGCGGACCGGAACAGGCCGAGGTGGTCCGCATCGCCCGCGAGATGGTCGACGCCGGCCACGCCCTGGCCGTGATGGGCAATCATGAATTCAACGCCGTGACCTGGGCCACCGCGGACCCGGCCCGGCCCGGCGAGACGCTGCGCCGCCACTCGCCGAAGCACCGACGCCAGCATCAGGCCTATCTCGACCAGGTCGGCGAGGGCAGTCCCCTGCACCGTGACCACATCGCCTGGTTCAGGTCGCTGCCGCTCTACCTCGACCTGCCCGGGCTGCGCGTCGTCCACGCCTGCTGGCACCCGCCCTCCCTGGAGACGCTTGCCTCGCGACTCGACGACGCGGGCCGGATCCCGCCCGCGGCCTGGCCCGAGCTGGTGCGCGAGGGCAGCGCCGCCTTCGAGGCGGTGGAGACCCTGCTCAAGGGACTCGAGGTGGAACTGCCGACCGGGTACGAGTTCCTCGACAAGGACGGCAACCCCCGCCGTCGCGTGCGCACGCGCTGGTGGGAACTCGACCGGCTCACCTACCGTGACCTCGCCCTGGTGCCACCGGAGGCCATCGAGGAGATCCCCCACGAGCCCATCCCCGGGGATGTGCTGCCGGGATATGAGGGGAACAAGCCGCTGTTCGTGGGGCACTACTGGCTCACCGGCACGCCGCGCCCCCTCACCCCCCACATCGCCTGCCTGGACTACAGCATCGCCGCCTCGCCGACCTCGCACCGTGAGGGGGGCAGCAAGCTGTGCGCCTATCGCTGGGACGGCGAGGAGCAATTGCAGGCCGACCACTTCGTCTGGGTCGCTCCCTGA
- a CDS encoding fumarylacetoacetate hydrolase family protein: MSHTMTFALPEDADQALLVGRVWRDAPHQGPALVVVRRGRVLDITASGTCMADLLDRDDAVAFVASVEGEDLGPVEGLLANSLRDTPEAPYLLAPCDVQAIKACGVTFAVSLVERVIEEQAGGDPARAGELREELQGLIGDDLSRIVPGSEAAMALKAELQARGAWSQYMEVGIGPDAEVFTKAQPLSAVGFGRGVGLHPASEWNNPEPEIVLAVDAAGRAKGATLGNDVNLRDVEGRSALLLGKAKDNNASCSLGPFIRLFDERFTLDTVRQARVSLRIEGADDDFMLEDVSDMAEISRDPLDLVRQTLGAHHQYPDGVMLFLGTMFSPIQDRDGADQGFTHHVDDRVTIATPALGALVNRVDRSDRLPPWTFGIRQWLAFQARRG, from the coding sequence ATGTCGCATACCATGACCTTCGCCCTGCCCGAGGATGCCGACCAGGCCCTGCTGGTCGGCCGGGTCTGGCGCGATGCGCCCCACCAGGGCCCGGCCCTGGTGGTGGTCCGTCGGGGCCGGGTCCTCGACATCACCGCGAGCGGTACCTGCATGGCCGACCTGCTCGACCGCGACGACGCGGTCGCGTTCGTGGCCTCGGTCGAGGGCGAGGACCTGGGCCCGGTCGAGGGGCTGCTGGCGAACTCCCTGCGGGACACGCCCGAGGCGCCCTATCTGCTCGCCCCCTGCGACGTCCAGGCGATCAAGGCCTGCGGGGTGACCTTCGCGGTCAGCCTGGTGGAGCGGGTGATCGAGGAGCAGGCGGGCGGCGACCCGGCCCGGGCCGGCGAGCTGCGCGAGGAACTGCAGGGGCTGATCGGCGACGACCTGTCGAGGATCGTCCCGGGCTCCGAGGCGGCCATGGCACTCAAGGCCGAGCTGCAGGCCCGCGGCGCCTGGTCGCAATACATGGAAGTGGGCATCGGCCCGGACGCCGAGGTGTTCACCAAGGCCCAGCCGCTGTCGGCGGTGGGCTTCGGCCGCGGCGTGGGCCTGCACCCGGCCTCGGAATGGAACAACCCGGAGCCGGAGATCGTGCTGGCGGTGGACGCCGCCGGCCGGGCCAAGGGCGCGACGCTCGGCAACGACGTCAATCTGCGCGACGTCGAGGGCCGCAGCGCCCTGCTGCTGGGCAAGGCCAAGGACAACAACGCCTCCTGCTCGCTCGGTCCCTTCATCCGCCTGTTCGACGAGCGCTTCACCCTGGACACGGTACGCCAGGCCCGGGTATCGCTGCGCATCGAGGGCGCCGATGACGACTTCATGCTGGAGGACGTCAGCGACATGGCCGAGATCAGCCGCGACCCGCTGGATCTGGTCCGCCAGACCCTCGGCGCGCATCACCAGTATCCGGACGGCGTCATGCTGTTCCTGGGGACCATGTTCTCGCCGATCCAGGATCGCGACGGCGCCGACCAGGGCTTCACCCACCATGTCGACGACCGCGTGACCATCGCCACCCCCGCCCTGGGCGCACTGGTCAACCGCGTCGACCGCTCGGACCGGCTGCCCCCATGGACCTTCGGCATCCGCCAATGGCTGGCCTTCCAGGCCCGGCGAGGCTGA